The Pseudodesulfovibrio cashew genomic sequence CGCTTTCCGCCCAAGATGTTCGCCAAGGTCAAGGACACCACGGCCTACACCCTGTCGGCAATAGGCGACTCCGTATTCGCGGGCAGCCTGCTGATTTTCTGGGCGCTGCTGACCATCTGCCTGCTGCTCACCGGGCACGACGCGTCGGCCCTGGCCCTGGGCGTGATTCTCTTTATCGGGCTCCAGGCGTTCCGGGCATATACTTTTGTCCAGGGACTGCGCCATGGTTTCAAGGTCCTGGAGCGCCTCAAACGGTGGGACCTGATCAACTGGGGCCGGCGGATAAAATATGTCAACGCGGTGCTGATGGTTTGGCTTCTGGCTCTGATCTGGCCCAAGCCGCACGTGTGGTGGGAGTGGCTCGTGGGCGTGAGCGCGCTCCTGCTTTTCGGACGATTCGTGCGCATCGGGCTCATGGCCCGGGTCTTCGCCGCTGCGGCCTTTGTCGTCCTCATCGATTCGTTCCCGCAGTTGGTGCAGTGGATTAATAATGCCCTTTAACTTGTATTTTTCGGCCAAAAGGACATATAAACGGCTCCAAGAAGTAGGTATGCATGACGGTTGATACGCAGACCCCGGGTTCCTTCCCGGAAGACATCGAATCCCGGCAGGTGGTGGTGGCCAATGATCACGGGCTGCATGCCCGTCCCGCCGGCAAGCTGGCCCAGCAGGCCCAGGCCTTCGAGGCCGAGATCCTGCTGGTATACGGCGAGCAGTCCGTGGACGCCAAGTCCATCCTGGACGTGCTGACCCTGGCAGCGGGCCCCGGCGAGGTGATCGAGATCCGCGCCAGCGGCGACGACGCCGCCGAGGCGGCCGACGCCCTGGAAACCCTCTTCCGGAACAAGTTCGACGAGTAGATATATGGCGGACAAGATCCTCACCGGCATCCCGGTGGCCACCGGCATAGCCATCGGAAAGGCGTTTTTCGTCAACCGGAACCACCGCGCGCGGCTGCCCAGGCAGACCGTGACCCTGGACCTCGTTTCAAACGAGGTGCACCTGTTGCAGGACGCCTTCCACTCCGTGGAGGCCGAACTGTCCGCCACCCGCGAGCATGTGCCGGCCGAGCTCAAGGACTACCGGCTGCTCATCGATACCCACATCCTGATGCTCAAGGATCCCAAGCTGGCCGGAGCAGCCGAGGAGTACATCAAGTCCCTCGGGCTGAACGCGGCCTGGGCTCTGGAAAAGGCCGTATCCGACCAGGAGGCCGCCTTCCGCGCCATCAACGACCCCTACATCCGGGAGCGGATGCAGGACGTGCGCGTGGTGGCGGACAAGGTCCTGGCCAAGATTATCGGCGAGGAGACCGACCTCGGGGCCATGGAAGGGCGGGCCATCATCATGGCCCACGACCTGACCCCGGCGGACACCGTGGAACTCCAGGTGAACAAGATCATGGGCTTTGCCACGGTCTGCGGCGGCAAGACCTCGCACACCGGCATCATGGCCCGTTCTCTGGCCATCCCGGCCCTGGTGGGTGTGAACAAGCTGGAGGACAACGTTCACGACGGCGACCTGGTGGTGCTGGACGGGCTGTCCGGCAAGATCGTGGTCAACCCCACCGAGACGGAGCTGGCCGAGTACAATGAGCGCGCCGCGTATTTCGAGGAGTACACGCGCAAGATCAAGCGTCATTGCCATCTGCCCGCCGAGACCATCGACGGCTCGCGAGTCCAGGTCCTGGCCAACATCGAGTTGGTGGAGGAGGTCGCCTCGGTCCTGGACAACGGCGGCGAAGGCGTGGGGCTGTATCGCACGGAGTACGCCTACCTCAACCGCACGGACCTGCCCGGCGAAGAGGAGCTGGCCGAGAAGTATATCGACCTGGCCTCGATCATGTCGCCGAAAAAGGTGGTCTTCCGTACCCTGGATTTGGGCGCGGACAAGTTCATTTCCTCCTATGGCGAGCTGGGCGAGACCAACCCCGCCATGGGGCTTCGGGCCATCCGCTTCTGCCTGAAGAACCCGCAGCTGTTCAAGACCCAGCTCCGGGCCATCCTGCGCGCCTCGGCTCACGGCAAGGTGTCGCTCATGTTTCCCATGATCTCGGGGGTCAAGGAGGTGCGCCAGGCCAAGGCGTGGCTGGCCCAGGCCAAGGCCGAGCTGCGACGCGAGGGCGTGGAGTACGACCCGGATATGCCCGTGGGCATCATGATCGAGCTTCCCGCCGCGGTGATGATCGCCGAATACCTGGCCTACGAGGTGGATTTCTTTTCCATCGGCACCAATGATCTGATCCAGTACTCCATCGGCGTGGACCGGACCAACCACCACGTGTCCTATCTGTACCAGCCGTTGCACCCCGCCACGCTGCGGACCATCAAGCTGGTGGTTGACGCGGCCCACCAGGCGGGCATAGAAGTGTCGCTCTGCGGCGAAGTGGCGTCCGACCCGTTCTGCGTGCCCATCCTGTTGGGCATGGGTATCGACTCCCTGTCGCTGACGCCCCAGGCTATCCCCGGCATCAAGCGCATCATCCGGCAGACCAACATGCACGACTGCCGCAAGCTGCTCAAGGAAGTCCTGGAGTGCCGCACGGTCGGACGCATCAATGATCTGGTGATGGACAATATTTTCAAGCACTTTCCGGACGAGGTGACCTTTTTCTCCTCGCTCCTGGAAAACGACGAAGCGCCTTCCTAGGCATCACATACATTCATGGCGAAGAAGAAAAAAAAGAAGGTGTCCCCGGACACCATTGCGGTCAATAAACAGGCGCGTCGTCTGTACGAAATCCTGGAAACCTTCGAGGCGGGCATCTCCCTGCTGGGCAGCGAGGTCAAGTCCCTGCGCGGCGGGCAGGTCTCGTTCAAGGACGGCTATGTGTCGTTTCGCGACGGCTCGGCCTTCCTGATCGGCGTGCATATCGCGCCCTACGAGCAGACCGGCCCCTTTGACCAGCACGAGCCCGAGCGGCCCCGCCGCCTGCTCCTGCACAAGCGCGAGATCGACCTGCTCCAGGCCAAGTCCGAGCAGAAGGGGCTGACCGTGGTTCCCATGAAGCTCTATTTCGCCCGGGGCAAGGTCAAGGTCCAGATAGGCCTGGGCCGGGGCAAGAACGTCCACTCCAAGAAGCAGGACCTCAAGGACCGCGACATCGCCCGCGACACCGCCCGCCAACTGGCCTCGTACAAGTAAGCGAGCAAGCCATGCTCAGTACCTTCGAGGACCTCGTCAACGCCTGCCTTGGAAGCGGCAAGCATTTCCATCTGCTCTACGTGTACATGAAGACGGCGGCCATGCCTGCCGGGGATGTGGGACAGGCGCTCTTTCCTGGCCAGGACGTGGCCGGTTTGGATAACCTGTGCACCATTCAGTTCGACGCCCATGAGCCGGTCAAGCCCGGGCTGACCTTTGCGGAGATGGTTTCCCACGCCGATTCCTACTGTCCCGACTGGGACGTGGTTTTTGTTCAAACCGCCCGCAACCGAAGCAACGCTCCGGTCTCGGATGAACAGGCCAAAATCTTTCTGGCCGACATGCGGGAAAAGATTCTGTCCGGCAACTTCCCGCAGGGCGCGCCCATCTTCGACAAGCAGGGCAACCTCAAGGGCATCCAACGCAGCGCCCCGATCCGCGTCAACGATTCCACGCATCGCGCCCAGTAACCCTGGTCTTTTTCTTCGGTCACCTTCCCGGCTTGTCGCTTCTTGCGGCTAACAAGGACGGAACCAACATCACCTCCCCGCCGAAGGCGCGCCAAAAAGTTTAGGAAGGGAGAGGAGATGGGGGGGCGGGGGAAGGGGAGAGGGGAACCCTTTACAACGGGTTCCCCTCTCCCCTTCCTCCGGCCGCCGGAGGCATACCATTGACTCCACCGCGCACCCCTCGTAAGGGTGTGGCATGTCCGATCTTGCCCAATCCCTGACCGCTGCCCATCGCGCCTTTCTCTCCGAGCTCTTTCCCGGCGAGGATTGCCTGTTCGCGCCCGAGGAGCGGGCCGCGTTTTCGGCTGACGCCAG encodes the following:
- a CDS encoding HPr family phosphocarrier protein; the encoded protein is MTVDTQTPGSFPEDIESRQVVVANDHGLHARPAGKLAQQAQAFEAEILLVYGEQSVDAKSILDVLTLAAGPGEVIEIRASGDDAAEAADALETLFRNKFDE
- the ptsP gene encoding phosphoenolpyruvate--protein phosphotransferase, yielding MADKILTGIPVATGIAIGKAFFVNRNHRARLPRQTVTLDLVSNEVHLLQDAFHSVEAELSATREHVPAELKDYRLLIDTHILMLKDPKLAGAAEEYIKSLGLNAAWALEKAVSDQEAAFRAINDPYIRERMQDVRVVADKVLAKIIGEETDLGAMEGRAIIMAHDLTPADTVELQVNKIMGFATVCGGKTSHTGIMARSLAIPALVGVNKLEDNVHDGDLVVLDGLSGKIVVNPTETELAEYNERAAYFEEYTRKIKRHCHLPAETIDGSRVQVLANIELVEEVASVLDNGGEGVGLYRTEYAYLNRTDLPGEEELAEKYIDLASIMSPKKVVFRTLDLGADKFISSYGELGETNPAMGLRAIRFCLKNPQLFKTQLRAILRASAHGKVSLMFPMISGVKEVRQAKAWLAQAKAELRREGVEYDPDMPVGIMIELPAAVMIAEYLAYEVDFFSIGTNDLIQYSIGVDRTNHHVSYLYQPLHPATLRTIKLVVDAAHQAGIEVSLCGEVASDPFCVPILLGMGIDSLSLTPQAIPGIKRIIRQTNMHDCRKLLKEVLECRTVGRINDLVMDNIFKHFPDEVTFFSSLLENDEAPS
- a CDS encoding PTS system mannose/fructose/sorbose family transporter subunit IID; translation: MSMSLPSRPDSRTMAHMRSFMRCYLAGAGFNTRGMQNIGLMYAMQPGLSSVHDDPKALKTAYKRYVSHYQSHPFWMPCLVGIYLNVEAAIAAGRFPPKMFAKVKDTTAYTLSAIGDSVFAGSLLIFWALLTICLLLTGHDASALALGVILFIGLQAFRAYTFVQGLRHGFKVLERLKRWDLINWGRRIKYVNAVLMVWLLALIWPKPHVWWEWLVGVSALLLFGRFVRIGLMARVFAAAAFVVLIDSFPQLVQWINNAL
- the smpB gene encoding SsrA-binding protein SmpB encodes the protein MAKKKKKKVSPDTIAVNKQARRLYEILETFEAGISLLGSEVKSLRGGQVSFKDGYVSFRDGSAFLIGVHIAPYEQTGPFDQHEPERPRRLLLHKREIDLLQAKSEQKGLTVVPMKLYFARGKVKVQIGLGRGKNVHSKKQDLKDRDIARDTARQLASYK